The window AATGCATTCCCTCACCTTTTATTTGCCTAAGAgtctttatttcaccttcattttaAGGACAATTTCATAAGAGGTTCATTTTATAGATTCAATCTTCTCCTTcccttcaaaaatattaataggtTACCAACCTGGTGTCAAGCACTTCACCAATGCTTTTCATTTAGTTAATTCCCACAACTCTGAGAGATAGGTGGTATTATCTTCCTATTTCTGATGCAAAAACTGTAATTCAGAGAAGTAAAGTGACTAGCTTGAGGATACAGAGCAAATAAATTGCAGAACCTCGATTAAAACCTATTCTTAAGACTTAGCCTCATCTTTTATTTAACAGACTCAGTTATTTCTTGCTCATTCACTTTTATGAATTTCTATTGCAGGACAAAAATCTTCATGCTGGAATTCAAACTAACTTGAGGGAAAGATGCCCATATGAAGGGCTTGGTCATCAGGACAGCAAACTGTCTTTTCAAAACCAAAACTGTGATCCTCAGGTAGGCTGAGATCATGCATCTGgatatttttccatatgattGCTTTTAGCTCAATTGAACAAAATGATTTCTATTGAAAAAGCAAGGACAGAGTAAACATATTTACTGGTATTAAAATGTAGAtctaaaaatgatcaaaatggtaaattttgttatGCATATTTTAGTACAATAAAAATGAGTTATCATAAATCAAAAACCAAATTatatcttttaagttttattttgatactggggattaaacccaggtgtgcttaaccactgagccacacccccagagacagagtctcactaagttgtttagggtctcacttgGTTGCTGAGGCTTTTGACTTAATGCCTCACAATCCTTcttcttcagcttcctgagccactgtaattacaggcatgctccatcaTGACCAGctaaattgtattttttcataCTCAGATTTTCCAGGGTCAATAATGAGAGCCTTACACATAAGACCCAAAGAAGAAATTGGTTTTAGATAACATATCCTTATGTTGTAGGTTGTGTTTTTAGTTACATTTGCCCTTTTCATCAATGTAGATAcataaagaggaggaaaaaagtatCTAATATTAATTGCATACAGCTGTGCTTTAATGATGCAGTAGCCACTAGTCATGCATTTTTATGGATACTTGGAATAGTAATTTGAATTAAGACATACTATAATACACATCCTATTTCAAAGACAGAGTATATGAAAATCATTAATGATTTTACTATTGATTACATGTTGAGATGACTGTTTTAATATGGCAggttaaaaaaactattttatcaaGATTAATTTTTATCTGCCTTTAAAAATGTAgttactagaaatttttaaatggcatatgTGGCTGGTACTATATTTCTATTAGATGGTACTGGTAGAGAAGCAATGGAACATAATGCTTGAAAGCACTGACTCTGAAGCCAAATGACTGTATTTGAGAATTAGCTTCATGTCTTACTGGTTGTGTGATCTTGGGTGagtaacttctctgtgcctcagttttccacTCTGCAACATTTCCTAGAATGTTGAGCATGAAATGAAGGACTGACACATTTTTGCTCAGTTGGTAGTATAAATGTACCTTTGGACACAACTACAAAGATCTATGTGGTAAAGATTCAGTGTATATTATCTGTAAACAGAATTCAAGTATTCATTAGTTAGGACTTGGGACTTCTAGGTATAAGTACACTTTCAGGTTTTGAGAAAACCCttagtcctattttttttatccttctctCTGACAATGTTTCAATGTATATATTTACCTAACTGGGTGGAAATTAGGTGTGAACACTCAGAAGTTTCCGTCTACAGCAGAAATATAAACATGATGCTCTTTTGACTTAATGCCTCCCCAGAAATAGACATGGTTGCCAAAGCCCACGTTCTCCCTTTCTCATTCTCACAGGTCCCTGAGGCTCCTCCTGCTTATGAGAAACTTTCTACAGGACCGTCACCTCCACCTTACTCACCCTGAGAGCCAGCAAAGCCATCTGAGAAGTGCTGAAATGCTTTCCCTCACACTTTTGCTTTAACTTACTTTTGACATCTAATGTTCTACTTTAAAATGAACAACAATGTACATATCTAATAGGCCAGTGTTACATTCTTAACAGGACAACTAGCAGTACTAATCAAGTGaggaaatgatgaaaaatattaaaatggaaaggtTTCATCAATATCTACTGTCTGTACTAGTAGTAATGCTATTAAATCCACTATTTTATGAATAATAGAACTCAAGTGGGTGTTCTGGGACtatctatttcttttaaattgaaatttggCTAACTTACAaacttttattcagatttttaaagtagCAACCTCTTGACCAACATGAAATGTACAGAGAATGGTGGCAGGTGTTATAGCCTGCTCACAAAGGACACTTACAAGCTTAAAACTAAGAACTGAAGGACCTACTTATCTGATCTGGACCATGTCAGCCACACCGCTTCGTATATAATAATACACCCTAAAGATCCCCACCTTCAGTAATATATATAATGAAGTTATAATTACATTTTACTTTAAGGGTCAATGTTATCATAATTAAGGATAAGAATCTTCTCTTAAACCAAAACAGTGGTTTAAGGATTTAAATAAGCAAAAGTCACTAAAGTTTGACTCTGTCTGTGTACAGTCTTAAGTGTCCCCATGGCAGTTTAGCTATTTTCAGGTTCCAGAATCTCTCAAACAAGAACATACAAAAGAAACC is drawn from Urocitellus parryii isolate mUroPar1 chromosome 4, mUroPar1.hap1, whole genome shotgun sequence and contains these coding sequences:
- the Mlana gene encoding melanoma antigen recognized by T-cells 1: MPQEEAHFIYGNLRKGHSYSYITTEEAAGIGFLIVILGISLLIGCWYCRRRSGYRNLTDKNLHAGIQTNLRERCPYEGLGHQDSKLSFQNQNCDPQVPEAPPAYEKLSTGPSPPPYSP